The genomic segment AGGTACCAGAGCTTGTGGCAGGCCGACACCGACGCCACCAGCAGGTCTTCGGGATTCCAGCGTGCCGCGTCGCCAAGGAACGCCGGGTCCGATGAGCCGGGAATGGCTGGCTTGGCTCCGGAGCGGATCGTGTAATCGCGCGCATAGGCCCGGTAGCCCGATGTTCCGCTGCCCTTGTTGCCGGTCCATTCGACCGAGACCCGATAGTGATGTTCACGCTTGGCCATGCTCGCGCAGCTCCCTGGGTGGATTCCGTTGACGCGCGACGCACCGCAGGCCCGTCCCGCGCTGCGTCGCAGGACACCATTATTCCAAATCGCACGGAAACCAGGCTGAGGCCGCCGACCTCGATCACGGGTGCCGGGAACTGCTCAGGCGATCGATCGCCGCAGCTCGCGCGCCGGTTGGCTCGCCAGCCGCCTCGCGGTCTGCATGGAGACGCCGAAGCGGTCATAGAACGCGGACTCCACGTCGCCGGCAGGCGGCCAGCCGACAAAGCGCTTCAGGTCCCCCATGGCAACGTCTGCGCTCATGGCTTCGAACAACAGGCGCATCAGCCTTTGCGTGCGGCACAGATCCGTGAGCGCCGTGCCTTGCGAGAACAGCAGCCGGCGCAGCTGCGCCGCGGGCATGTCCAGCCGTTCGGCGATGAAGCCGGCGCTCCACGCATATTGGGGCTGCAGGAATACGCGACGGGAGATGCGGTGATGCAGGCCATCCTGCGCGGTACCGGGCATGCCGTGGCGGATTTCGACGGTACACGCCGACGGCTGCGCGCAGCTGCCATCCAGGTGCATGTCGATGGCCTCGAACGGCTCGATCGTGACTGCCTGCCCGGGCACCAGCAGCCGCTCATGGCCACGCCGCCTGATCACCGACCTGCCCTGCGTGGGCGCGACCGTCAGCGGAAACGCCAGGAACAGGCGCTGCAGGCTGACGTGCGAGTGGGACTGCAGGTGGACGCGCATGGTGGAGCGGAAATCGGTCGTTGTCGGGCAGGATCATCGCTGTTAACCGGGCGGCGCACCATCTGCAATTCCCGAACGCACCGTTTGCCTGCACCACACGCTTGCGCCACAGGCCCGGCACTTCGCAGGGTGCGCGCGCGAATCTGTCCGACAGGCCCGCCGCCGGATGCCGTTATCATGAGGGGGCCTGGTATGTCTGCCGGCGCACGGCAGACCCATCGTTGCCACCACGGCAACGGGCTGCCGGGTCCGCCGCAGGACCGCCCCCGTTTTCAATCCGCCGCTCCCAATCGTCCTGCATGGAACACAACATTCCCCTTATCACCACGCTTGCGGCCGGCTTCGGCATTGCCCTGGTCCTTGGCTACCTGGCCGAGCGGATCAAGGTGCCGGCGCTGGTCGGCTACCTGGTCGCCGGCATCATCATCGGCCCGGGCACGCCGGGCTTCGTCGCCGACATCCACCTGGCGTCCCAGCTTTCCGAGATCGGCGTGATGCTGCTGATGTTCGGCGTCGGGCTGCATTTCTCGCTGAAGGACCTGCTGGCGGTCAAGCGCATCGCGGTGCCCGGCGCGGTGGTGCAGATGGCGCTGGCCACGGCGCTCGGTGCCGGCGTGGCGTGGCTGTGGGACTGGCATTGGGGCAGCGGGCTGATCTTCGGGCTGTCGCTGTCGTGCGCCAGCACCGTGGTGCTGCTCAAGGCGCTGGAGACGCGCGGCGTGCTCGAAAGCATGAACGGCCGCATCGCCGTGGGCTGGCTGGTGGTCGAGGACCTGGCCACGGTGCTCGTGCTGGTCCTGCTGCCGCCGCTGGCCGGGATTCTCGGCGGATCGACGGGTGCCGAAGCGGCGCAAGCCACGCCGCTGTGGACCACCATCGCGCTGACGCTGCTGCAGGTCGGCGCCTTCATCGCGCTGATGCTGGTGGCGGGCCGCCGCGTGCTGCCGTGGTTCCTGTGGCTGGTCGCGCGCACCGGCTCGCGCGAGCTGTTCACGCTGTCGGTCATTGCCGCGGCGATCGGCATTGCCTATGGCGCGGCCCAACTGTTCAGCGTCTCGTTCGCGCTGGGCGCCTTCTTCGCCGGCATGGTCATGCGCGAATCCGAGTTCAGCCATCGCGCCGCGCAGGAATCGCTGCCGCTGCGCGACGCGTTCTCGGTGCTGTTCTTCGTCTCGGTGGGCATGCTGTTCAAGCCGGCGATCCTGGTCGAGCAGCCCTTGCACGTGCTGGGCACGGTGGCCATCATCATCCTCGGCAAGTCGGCCGCGGCCTTTGCGCTGGTGCTGGCCTTCCGCTATCCGCTCAATACCGCGCTGACGGTGTCGGCAAGCCTGGCGCAGATCGGCGAGTTCTCGTTCATCCTCGCCGGCCTCGGCCTTACGCTCGGGCTGCTGCCCGCCGAGGGCATGAGCCTGGTGCTGGCCGCCGCGCTGATCTCGATTGCATTGAACCCGGTGCTGTTCGCCCTCAGCGAACCGTTGCGCCGCT from the Cupriavidus sp. WKF15 genome contains:
- a CDS encoding AraC family transcriptional regulator, encoding MRVHLQSHSHVSLQRLFLAFPLTVAPTQGRSVIRRRGHERLLVPGQAVTIEPFEAIDMHLDGSCAQPSACTVEIRHGMPGTAQDGLHHRISRRVFLQPQYAWSAGFIAERLDMPAAQLRRLLFSQGTALTDLCRTQRLMRLLFEAMSADVAMGDLKRFVGWPPAGDVESAFYDRFGVSMQTARRLASQPARELRRSIA
- the ybaL gene encoding YbaL family putative K(+) efflux transporter, which translates into the protein MEHNIPLITTLAAGFGIALVLGYLAERIKVPALVGYLVAGIIIGPGTPGFVADIHLASQLSEIGVMLLMFGVGLHFSLKDLLAVKRIAVPGAVVQMALATALGAGVAWLWDWHWGSGLIFGLSLSCASTVVLLKALETRGVLESMNGRIAVGWLVVEDLATVLVLVLLPPLAGILGGSTGAEAAQATPLWTTIALTLLQVGAFIALMLVAGRRVLPWFLWLVARTGSRELFTLSVIAAAIGIAYGAAQLFSVSFALGAFFAGMVMRESEFSHRAAQESLPLRDAFSVLFFVSVGMLFKPAILVEQPLHVLGTVAIIILGKSAAAFALVLAFRYPLNTALTVSASLAQIGEFSFILAGLGLTLGLLPAEGMSLVLAAALISIALNPVLFALSEPLRRWILKRSALARRLEQRGDPYAELPTSTERKYLEGQVVLIGHGRVGRRIASALQARGIPFVVADQNRELVESLRNRGIAAVSGNAADPAVLIQAHIARAAMLVVAVADPLDVRQMASIARTLNPSIEIVLRTHNEDESVMLRKEAIGTVFYGEEELARGMTAHVLERFAPGPQVHAAGHAAGHAA